GCGTATACCGCCGTGCCGGCCAGGCTCACGGCCACGCACACAAGTGATGCCGACAACCTTTGCATGCGGGATCTCAGCCTCATGATGCCCATCCTCGTAGGCCCGTGGTTCGTGGCACGGGCGACAACACCCCTGAGTACACAGGTGAACGCACCAAGCGCGACGCTCTGCGACGGATGAACCTACTGCGTGTTCAAACGATTTAGTATAGGCGGGCGAGCGTTGGGTGTCAACGACCGAGATCGGGATCACACCAAGGAAGAAGAGGACGGGCCTTTTATGTGAGGAGTAAGGCAGCAGACGAGAAAAGGTCTGTCCCCATTCCTCACACCATCGGCCACTTGAAGCCCGAACGTAACCCGATCTTCTTTCCGCTGTTCGCCGATGCGCGCGCAGCTTCGATGATCTCGAGCACGTGGAGCGCGTGCTCGACGGCAATCGACGGCTCGCGTCCCGTGAGCAAGGCTTCGGCGACGACTGTCGCACCTTGCTGCCACACGTACGAGCCGGGATCGGGCGCGAAGCGTTGTGGCTTTTCGTGATCGATCGTGGCGAGATCCACGCCAAATGGCGCCCAGTCGTAGCCGACGAGGCCCATGTTCCCACGGGTGCCCCATACGGTAATGGTGTGGCCCTCTTGTCCCTGGCCGCCGTGACCGTACGGATCGAAGTAATTGAAACCACACTGCACGTGGGAGATGAGGCCATCACCATGATCCATCAGCAGCATCGCATTGTCTTCGGCTTCGACGCGTATCTTTCCCTTGTTGTCGACCGTTCGCTCGGGGGTGACGATGGCGGTCATCGCCATCACAGCACGGGCAGGGCCCAGTAAGCCTGTCAGCGTGGCGAGATTGTAGACGCCGAGATCGGGCAAGCTGCCGCCGCCCTTTTCATAGAAGAATGCCGACCACGTGGGCCCCAGATGACCATAGTGCGCATGCGCGCTGGAAACTCTCCCTAGCTTGCCCTCGCGGATGGTCGCCGCCATGAAGGCAAACTGCGGGCTGTTGACCACGGCGGGCGCGCCCCAGATGCGAAGCTTCCGGCTATGCGCGAGGTCCAACAGATCCTTGCCTTCCTCGTAGCTGTTGGCCAGTGGCTTTTCGCTCCAGACATGTTTGCTCGCAAGCAAGGCCAGCCTGTTGAGGCTGCCGTGTTCCTGCATATCGGTCAGGTTCACGAACAGATCGAACGGCGCGCCGGCCAACATTTCATCCACATGGGGATAGTGATTCGGAACGCGATACTCGGCGGCGCGATGTTGCGCTCGCTCGTAGATGATGTCGCACGTGCTCACGAGCTCGACATGAGGCGACTTGGACAGATGTGGCAAATATTGTGATGAGACGCTCCCACAGCCGATGACCCCGACGCGTATGGCCCGGCGCTGAGCCGTGGCCACATCACTTATCGACGCGACCAAGAGGCTCACGCCGGCCATCGCGGTTCGCTGAAGAAATTCCTGACGTGAGATGGGATCCACCACGATGACCTCCGCTACCGTTGCTGCGACGCTTTTGCCGAGACTGGAGCAGGCGCTACGGTCGCAGCGGCACGAGCCAGCTCAGGACGACCACAATCAGAAAACCGACGGTGCCCGTAATCGCCGCCACCGGTGTCCACAGCCTGAAGGTATCGCGCTCCGAGAGACGCGCCATGCGCGAGATCACCCAGAAGCCGCTGTCGTTCATCCACGACACCACCAGCGAGCCACCCGAGATGGCCAACGTGGCGTACACGGGATGTGGCAGGCCGCTCATCCCTGACGCGTAAATACCCTGCAGTACGGAAGCGGTCGTGATCATGGCCACCGTGCTCGAGCCCTGCGCCACCTTGAGGAGGGCTGCCATCAGATACGCTAGCAGCAAGAGCGGCAAGTGCATCGCATCGGCGACATCCGCCAGGCTGGCGCCCGCGCCCGCCCGGGTGAGCATGGCCCCGTAGGCGCCGCCCGCCGCGGTGATCAGAATAATGGTGCCGGCGGTTGCCAGCGCGCCCTCTGAAAACGTGCCGAGGTCGCTCATCGTCATTCCACGCGTCCGCCGCGCCATGTCGAGCGCCAGGACAGCCGACAACAGCAGCGCCGTATTTGGATCACCGAGAAAGGCCACGAGCTCGGCGCCGGGGAATTGCAGCTCGAGCGTCGTGAGGATGGTGCGCGACGCGATCAGGACGACGGGCAAGACGACCGGGAGAAAGGCGTAGCCGGTCGAGGGCGCGCGGCTCAGGTCGGCCGCCGGCTCCGCGTCGACGGTGGCGTCGACCGTGGCGAGCGGATTCCCACCATCCCAGCGCCGATTGATCCAGTGGCCGTACGCCACGCCGGCCATCGATCCGCCCAGGGCGACCACTGATCCCATGATGATGAGCAGGCCAAGGTCGACGCCCAATGTGGCGCCCATGGCGAGTGGCCCTGGCGTCGGCGGCACGAAGACATGTGTGGCGGCGCCGCCCGCCAGCGTTGCACAGAGATAGAGCGGATAGTTGTGGCCGGTGCGCCGGTACATCGCCCGGATGATGGGCGCCATGAGGAAGAACACGGTATCGAAGAAAACGGGCACCGACAGGACGTAGCCAGAGGCCCAGAGCGACATATGCGCCCGTCGCTCACCGGTCAGGCTCAGAAAGGCTTGGCTGATGCGCGCGGCGCCACCGCTGTGCTGGAGAGCAAAGCCGATGACAGACGCGAGAGCGATGACGATCCCGATGCGGCCGCACACGACACCGAACTCGGTCGCGGTGGCCGACGCCGCGTCGGCCAAGGGTACGCCGGGACTGAACAACGCAACGAACAGCGCGCCGAGGAACAAAGCGAGGACCGCATGCACCCGGAGGCGTGCGATCAGCAGGATGACGGCCAGCATCGAGCTGACCAAGACGACGAGTGGCATGGACGAGCGTGATTGTAACTGACGTGAGGTCCCTGACGCTTATCGTTCTGAGCTCTGAATCCTACTCGTAACGCAGCGCTTCGACGGGGTCGAGGTGCGCCGCTGTCCGCGCAGGGTAGACGCCAAAAACCAAGCCGACGACGAGCGACACGAAGAAGGCGAGCAGCACGGAGGTTGGCGTGATGATGGTGGTCCAGCCCGCGAAATAGGCGACGAGCTCCGAGAGGCCAAAACCGACGAGGACGCCGATCAGGCCGCCGGCGCAGGAGATGATCGTCGCCTCCATGAGGAACTGCCGGACAATCTCGCTGCGGCGTGCGCCCACGGCGCGCCGGACGCCAATCTCACGGGTGCGCTCGAGCACACTGGCGAGCATGATGTTCATGATGCCGATGCCGCCCACGAGCAACGAGATCGAGGCAATGGCCACCATGACCATCTCGAAGATGCGGCGGGTGCGCTGCTGCTCGGCCAGGAGCTGTGCCGGCACGTAGACGGAGAAGTCGCCTGCGCCTTTGTGCGAGTCGTTCAGGAGGCCACGCACGATGCCGGCCGCCCGCGGGCTCTGTTCTGGCGATTGGAGCTGCACGTAGATGGCGTCAATCTCGTCGCGAATCCGGGTCTTGTTGTCCTCGAGGCGGAGCATAGCTCCTGCAAGCGGCACGTAAATGAGGTTGTTTCTATCCTCTGACGGTAAGCCCGCGACCTCGCCTGGAGCGCTGAGCTGCGGTCCGGCGACCCCGATCACGCGGAACCACTGTTCGTGGATCTTCACGAATTGGCCAAGCGCAGAGCGGCTGCCGAAGAGGTCGCTCGCAACCGCCTCGCCGAGCACGCAGACTGGCGAGGCGCGCGTCGCTTCATCCTCGTCGAAGAAGCGCCCCGATGCCATGCGGAGGTTGCTGATACGCCGATACACGGGAAGCACGCCATACACGGTAGGTGTCTCGCGCCCTGGCCTGGGCAACACGGTGGATGGCGTGAACCGTTTGCGTGGCGAGATTGCCGTAACCCCTGCGAGGTTTGCGTCGATCAGTCTCACATCGCGAAATGTGAGCCCGGGCGAGATCTGACGCACTTGGATGAACTCTTCCTGGTCGGCGGCCTCCCGCGCCTCGACGATGAGGTTGCGTACGCCGAGGTTCTCGATGAACTCGAGGACATGCTGCTGCGCACCGGCACCGATCGAGAGCATCGACACGACGGCGGCGACGCCGCAGATCATGCCGAGCATCGTGAGCAGCGAGCGCAGCTTGTGGAGACGCAGGTTCTCGAGACCAAGACGCAAATCGGGCACGAGGCGCGTGAGCCCTGTGGTGCGCGATTTATCGACCGGTGTGGCTCGGTCGCTCATCATGTCCCCAGGGGCGCGGTGGGAGTGGATGGGGTGGGACTGTTTCGCGATGCGGGGGCCTCCTCGGGATTGACCAACGCGACCTCCAGGCCCTCCTCTAGCCCCTCCAGCACAGCCCGCGTCTCCGTACGGCGCACGACCTTCACCTCATGCGCCTCGAAGCCACGAGCGTTGCGTACGTAGACCACAGAAGCACCTCGTTGATCGAAGACTGCCTGGCGCGGGACGTGTACCACGTCTTCGAGCGGCGCAGCCGCGACCTCCACACGGAGCGTTTGCCCGGGCTTCAGCGCGGTGTGCTCTCCTTCGAGCTCGAGCGTGACGTCGAACTCACGCGCGGTGCCGGCGTTCCACCACTTACCGCGGCTTGCGACCGCGCCAACGGTCTTCACGTGCGCCCGATACGCCCGTCCGCCGCGGCTGTCGATGGAGACCTTGGCGCGCTGCTTGGGCGCCAAGGTCGCGCCAACCGACTCTGGCGCCTTGGCGAGAACCTCGAGCTGCGTCACATCGAGCAGCTCCGCGATCGGACGGCCCGGCGAGGCCATGTCGCCCTCCGCGTACTCAGGCAGGACAATGCCCGGGTAGAAAATGCCACCGGCGGCGTCCCGATTCGCGAGCACCGACAGGACCCCATCGAACGGGGCGACGATCGTCATTTGCGCGATGTTGCGCTCAGCCTCCTTGATGGCGATGAGCGCTTTGTTGCGCTTCTCACGTGCGACATCGAGCGCCGCGCGGCTCGTAGTCGAGCGCTCACGGACATTCCGTTCGAGCTCTTCCAGCTTGCGGCCCGCCTCTTCGAGAGTGAGCTCGTTCTTGCGCGCCTCGACCTTGCCAACGAGCTCGTTCCCGCGGATATCCAGCTCCGCCGCCCGGACGTCGTAGCGCGCGCTCAACAAATCGACCTCGTCCTTTGCCGCTTGCACGGCGTTGTCCGCCTCCAGCTTGTCGATTTCATACTCCGCTTCACGCAGCTGCGATTGCGCCTGCCCCAACTGATACTCCTGGTCGGCGGTATCGAAGCTCAGTACGAGGTCTCCCTTCTGCACTGCAGTGCCCGTTGGCAGCAGCGATAGGATCCGCATCGTTCCCGGAACGGGAGGCGCCTGGATCATCGTCGACTTGGTCGTACGGAGCTCGCCCTTCAGGTGCACGGTTTGATCGAGCGAGCTTCGCTCGGCAGGCGCGAACGGGATCTCGGTGCTGCGCGAGCGGAGCTTCCCAAGCCCGGCGGTGACGGCGCTCGCGACGACGACCAAGCCTGCGGTTCCCGCCAGCAGCCACACGAGGCGTTGTCGCCGTCTCGGGCTCATTGGCCCCCTCCTGTTCCGCTGTTCTGGTCAGGTGCTCGTAGCGCGACGCGTTCTCCTGCCGATACGCCGGAGGCGATCGCGACGATTTCCTGGCCGCGCCGTGCGACGCGTACGTGACGCCTGACGAATCCGTCGGACGTTTGCACGTAGACCGTCGGTTGGCCGTCGCGCTGGAAGAGCGCGTCGGTCGGGATGATCAGCGCCTTGGGCGCGCGGTCGATGATCAGGCGCGCGGTCGCCGACATGCCGGGCCGCAACCGAGGGTCCACCTTCTCGAGCAGGATCGTGACGTCGAACCGTCGCGGCGGCGGCCAGGTGCCCGTGATCTCCGGCTTCGCAAGCGTGCTGAGCTGGCTAATGCGTCCCGGAAGCTCTACGCCGGGCAATGCCTCGACCCGGACCATCGCCCGCAGGCCCTCGGAGAGACGGCTGCGATCACTCTCGTCGATGCGCGCCAACACCGTGACCTCGGAGAGATCCGGCAAGGTGACGATGGCCGCGCCTGACCAGGCACTGTCACCAGGACGGAACTCGCGCGCACCACCGCTGCCGGGGCTGGAAGCGCGATAGTTCGGCTGGATGGAGACGATGCCATCGGTCGGCGCACGCAGCGTCAGGGCAGAGAGATTGTGCTCCGCCAGGGAGACATCCGCTTCGACCTTCGTTTGCTTTTGCTGCAGCGCCTTGACGTCGGCCTCGGTTGTCGCGTGATCGGATTCGACGCTCACCGTGGCCTCATCTAACAGCTGTTCGGCGTCCGCCAGCTTCAGCTTGTTCTGCTCGCTCTCGATCCGTGACAGGACGTCGCTCGTCTCGACGTCGAGGCGCGACCGCTCGACGTTGTAGTTGGCGCCGAGCTGCGTGGTCAAGCTCTCCTCCTCGGCGATGCTACCCTGCGCGCGGGCCCTCTCGATCTCCGCACGCGCTTGCTTCAGCTCCGAGCGTTTTTCATCGAGCGTACGCCGGACGGTGCTGACGTCGAACTCCACGACAACATCGCCTTTCTTGACCGGACTGCCGTTGGGCGCAAGCTTGATGATTTGGAGCTCGCCGGCTCGGGATGGCGCGTTCAGCACGAGAGACCGGATCGGCGAAATCTCGCCCCTGAGTGTCATGCGATCCGCGAACTCACCCCGCTTCACTTCCGCGGTCGGGACAGTGGCGCGAATGACGTCGGCAGACGAGCTGCTGCATCGCGCTGAAGCAACCGCGATCAGACTCCCGACCGCGAGGATGCCTAGACATCTGCGTGGCCAACGCCGCCTCACTCCGATGCTCCTTCGCTGGGCGGCGTCATCACCACCCTATCGTCGGCCGTGACACCCTCGCCAATCACGGCTTCCATGTCAGTCAATGCCGTCACCTCGACCGGACGCCAGTCGATGGCCCCCTCGCCGGTTGCCACCGCGATCTCGTAGCCCGCCGATCCTGCTCGCCGAATCGCGCTGCGCGGGACGCTCAGGGCTTGCCGCCAGCGTGCAACCTCGACATCGACCGCTGCAGAGAGATCTGGAGCCACGCGCCGATCTGGCTGATCGAGTGCGAACACGGCCACGTACGATCGCACGGCTGTCGAGAGCGTGCTGGTCAGGCCGACCGGTGCGAGGCGCTCCAGCCGTCCCGGATATGTATGGCCTGGGAACGCATCGAGCTCGATCCGGGCCGCGAGCCCCCTGCGCAAGCCCGGGAGGTCGCCCTGATTCACCCTCACGCGGACACGCATCTGCTTGGGATTGACGACCTGCATCACCGGTCGTCCGGGCCACATCTCGTCACCCTCCTGGATGTCGCTCATTCCACCGCCTCGCCAGTTGGTCTTGAGCACCACGAGGCCGTCCATCGGGGACGCCACAATCATGCGCTCGGCGTTCTCTTCGGCCTGGCGAAACTCCGCCGTGGCCCGATCGCGCTGGACCTCCAGCATCTTCAGCTCCGCCTGCGCCGCTTGGCGCTTCAAGGCAAGGCTTTCCTGCAGCTGCTCATGGCGCGCTTGGGCGGCTTCGAACGCGTTCGTATTCTTCTCGATCTCGATGACCGGCAGCATC
The genomic region above belongs to Luteitalea sp. and contains:
- a CDS encoding GntP family permease codes for the protein MPLVVLVSSMLAVILLIARLRVHAVLALFLGALFVALFSPGVPLADAASATATEFGVVCGRIGIVIALASVIGFALQHSGGAARISQAFLSLTGERRAHMSLWASGYVLSVPVFFDTVFFLMAPIIRAMYRRTGHNYPLYLCATLAGGAATHVFVPPTPGPLAMGATLGVDLGLLIIMGSVVALGGSMAGVAYGHWINRRWDGGNPLATVDATVDAEPAADLSRAPSTGYAFLPVVLPVVLIASRTILTTLELQFPGAELVAFLGDPNTALLLSAVLALDMARRTRGMTMSDLGTFSEGALATAGTIILITAAGGAYGAMLTRAGAGASLADVADAMHLPLLLLAYLMAALLKVAQGSSTVAMITTASVLQGIYASGMSGLPHPVYATLAISGGSLVVSWMNDSGFWVISRMARLSERDTFRLWTPVAAITGTVGFLIVVVLSWLVPLRP
- a CDS encoding HlyD family efflux transporter periplasmic adaptor subunit; the protein is MTVRFRTARSFLSSAVITALAAGCSGARAVEPAAGGHGGRTSVVTRKDVVQTVRLHGLVEAVESTPIATPRLSGAQSGGLVITRLMANGARVEPGDILVEFDRQEQINAALEKRAEWQDLVAQIEKKKAEQAELRAKDLTELENAKNAAETARLETLKNEMLPVIEIEKNTNAFEAAQARHEQLQESLALKRQAAQAELKMLEVQRDRATAEFRQAEENAERMIVASPMDGLVVLKTNWRGGGMSDIQEGDEMWPGRPVMQVVNPKQMRVRVRVNQGDLPGLRRGLAARIELDAFPGHTYPGRLERLAPVGLTSTLSTAVRSYVAVFALDQPDRRVAPDLSAAVDVEVARWRQALSVPRSAIRRAGSAGYEIAVATGEGAIDWRPVEVTALTDMEAVIGEGVTADDRVVMTPPSEGASE
- a CDS encoding HlyD family efflux transporter periplasmic adaptor subunit, whose translation is MRRRWPRRCLGILAVGSLIAVASARCSSSSADVIRATVPTAEVKRGEFADRMTLRGEISPIRSLVLNAPSRAGELQIIKLAPNGSPVKKGDVVVEFDVSTVRRTLDEKRSELKQARAEIERARAQGSIAEEESLTTQLGANYNVERSRLDVETSDVLSRIESEQNKLKLADAEQLLDEATVSVESDHATTEADVKALQQKQTKVEADVSLAEHNLSALTLRAPTDGIVSIQPNYRASSPGSGGAREFRPGDSAWSGAAIVTLPDLSEVTVLARIDESDRSRLSEGLRAMVRVEALPGVELPGRISQLSTLAKPEITGTWPPPRRFDVTILLEKVDPRLRPGMSATARLIIDRAPKALIIPTDALFQRDGQPTVYVQTSDGFVRRHVRVARRGQEIVAIASGVSAGERVALRAPDQNSGTGGGQ
- a CDS encoding FtsX-like permease family protein, with product MSDRATPVDKSRTTGLTRLVPDLRLGLENLRLHKLRSLLTMLGMICGVAAVVSMLSIGAGAQQHVLEFIENLGVRNLIVEAREAADQEEFIQVRQISPGLTFRDVRLIDANLAGVTAISPRKRFTPSTVLPRPGRETPTVYGVLPVYRRISNLRMASGRFFDEDEATRASPVCVLGEAVASDLFGSRSALGQFVKIHEQWFRVIGVAGPQLSAPGEVAGLPSEDRNNLIYVPLAGAMLRLEDNKTRIRDEIDAIYVQLQSPEQSPRAAGIVRGLLNDSHKGAGDFSVYVPAQLLAEQQRTRRIFEMVMVAIASISLLVGGIGIMNIMLASVLERTREIGVRRAVGARRSEIVRQFLMEATIISCAGGLIGVLVGFGLSELVAYFAGWTTIITPTSVLLAFFVSLVVGLVFGVYPARTAAHLDPVEALRYE
- a CDS encoding gfo/Idh/MocA family oxidoreductase, with protein sequence MAGVSLLVASISDVATAQRRAIRVGVIGCGSVSSQYLPHLSKSPHVELVSTCDIIYERAQHRAAEYRVPNHYPHVDEMLAGAPFDLFVNLTDMQEHGSLNRLALLASKHVWSEKPLANSYEEGKDLLDLAHSRKLRIWGAPAVVNSPQFAFMAATIREGKLGRVSSAHAHYGHLGPTWSAFFYEKGGGSLPDLGVYNLATLTGLLGPARAVMAMTAIVTPERTVDNKGKIRVEAEDNAMLLMDHGDGLISHVQCGFNYFDPYGHGGQGQEGHTITVWGTRGNMGLVGYDWAPFGVDLATIDHEKPQRFAPDPGSYVWQQGATVVAEALLTGREPSIAVEHALHVLEIIEAARASANSGKKIGLRSGFKWPMV
- a CDS encoding HlyD family efflux transporter periplasmic adaptor subunit — translated: MSPRRRQRLVWLLAGTAGLVVVASAVTAGLGKLRSRSTEIPFAPAERSSLDQTVHLKGELRTTKSTMIQAPPVPGTMRILSLLPTGTAVQKGDLVLSFDTADQEYQLGQAQSQLREAEYEIDKLEADNAVQAAKDEVDLLSARYDVRAAELDIRGNELVGKVEARKNELTLEEAGRKLEELERNVRERSTTSRAALDVAREKRNKALIAIKEAERNIAQMTIVAPFDGVLSVLANRDAAGGIFYPGIVLPEYAEGDMASPGRPIAELLDVTQLEVLAKAPESVGATLAPKQRAKVSIDSRGGRAYRAHVKTVGAVASRGKWWNAGTAREFDVTLELEGEHTALKPGQTLRVEVAAAPLEDVVHVPRQAVFDQRGASVVYVRNARGFEAHEVKVVRRTETRAVLEGLEEGLEVALVNPEEAPASRNSPTPSTPTAPLGT